The Aricia agestis chromosome 3, ilAriAges1.1, whole genome shotgun sequence genome includes the window GCCACTTCACACTGAGATCACAAGCAATCGTATGTTACGATTCATTTAAATGAATTGAGTCATATGAAAATATAACCGTCTtaagattaataaatttatgattaactaaatattgtatgtttacgataaataaatatatttagttCCCGCTAACTACGCTTTAACTAACAGTAggtaatttgtttttttaaagtttattcaCACCTCATATTACACATAAGAAATCATCATAACGCCTTTAATTACCTCATCTAAACTCAGTCCATCCCAGTCTATTGTGAGCCGAAAGATATGCTCTCTTGCCGTAACTTTTCAATTAAAACTTGCGCCGGACGCACTAGATCTCATTCCattgaatgtattttaaaacttcCTCATGCCTCGACGTACGGAGAATTTTTGACTTTCTACGTTTTGAGCAATTTAAATAGACGTAGCTGAATTTAAAAGTAGGGCTCAAAGATTGAATTGGTAGAACCGTGCGTTTTGCAACCGAATAACGTGCATGTAGCTTTTTTAGAAAAGAAGAGgcttttttcatacctatgcGATGTCTCTAATGTTTTCCGAGATAGagagtatcctacgtccttttccgggattcaaagtacctGCATACCACAGCAaatttggttcagcggtttgggcatgaaaaggtgacagacagatagacagacacactgtctAGAATTTAGGCAGTgtgcctgtctatctgtctgtcaccttTTCATGCCCAAATCTGTCCATCATCAATTATTCTCATCTttccatctagattctagatggaAGGATgagataaatttatttataggtaTATTACGATTATGATGGACCAGCCGCCTGCGTTATTTGGTCCATGTCAGAATGtaattaacacctccatcgtaggtatcgcagacacaatagatttacaattgttatgcggcagccggctgcttgTCTACCTTGTCTTGCTTGTCGACCTCagtggctcaatggttaagagtgtctggcagctcaagccgggggtcgcaggttcgaatcccactCGAGTCCTGATCGAGTTCCTAGGTCATGGATacgtattaaatatgtatatcatataataaaaatctttaacataatatgtataatataaaagtattaaatatatttccgttgtctggtaccttcaggtacttagcacggggccagactgacgtggtgtgaagcgtccatggatattattatatgattattatatatttttaatgttgactttacataatccgaccaaattatATATGTtcgctatctgcctatgaatcaattattTCTCAGATGGATAAAATtgtgtaggtagtaggtacgtaTAATTCGtgtaattaatgaataaaaaatgcTACTGAATACAGATCCATCTGCGCCACAGCTATTTACTTTCGAAAAAGCCGAacggtaaatatatttttacaaacggATAACCTTATGTCACTGCAGGATTTTAACGATTtacttttattcattttattcgGGTGCATAGAATACGAACAAAAGTATTGTTCAGTTTTTATATCAAGCGAATTCGAGAGACCCGTTATATCTATACAAATACATTTTGTGTcgaacttttttgttttaaagtaaGCAATTATTCAGGTATACTTAAATTTGTTATGGCCAAGGTTTCGaagaattatttatttagtttaacatttttattttgtgtggATCAAAACGTCTATCGTAggtaatactagatgacgcccgcaaccccgttgcgccaaaattcgtttatcgcacgtaaaccatacatttttccggaataaaaagtatcgtgTGTCCTTTCCAGGattcaaactatctccatatcaaatttcagcaaaatcgattaagagtccgggttttttttatgaaataagggggcaaacgagcaaacgggtcacctgatggaaagcaacttccgtcgcccatggacactcgcagcatcagaagagctgcaggtgcgttgccggccttttaagagggaatagggtaataggggagggtagggatgggaagggaaaggaataggggagggtagggaaaggaataggttaggggattgggcctccggtaaactcactcactcggcgaaacacaggcggttttctgtgagaacgtggtatttctccggtcaagccggcccattcgtgccgaagcatggctctcccacgtataaatgccatcgcagttctcatacaaacgtaataccaagatcatttcccatacgagaatatttaccatatttgagttattattcagcttaagataataattacgAGTACCTAGGTTCCTATACAAAGATtctctgcaaaatatttacataccaaaaatatgaacgattaaaatatttacatactcaattgtaatcgttcataatattttttggtatatatatattttacagtgaatctttgtatctaaggaacctaggtaattactatgttaaactgaataataactcaaatatggtaaatatccccgtatgggaaatgatcttggtattacgtttgtacgagaattgcgatggcacccggactcttaagcaGTTAGGctgtgaagaggcaacagacagacagacacactttcacatttaattagttaatataataagttATTAATATGGATTTACTGCCATTCGCCTTTGAGAATACTACTTAGCTCTTTGAGCTAAACTAATATTGAAGTAAAAAAGCATCATGAGATACAGTTTACACGTACATTCTTTTTGGCCCTCTTTCTATCCAACCCAGTTCAATGCATTAAGCCCGGctgcacattgtccgaattctgatcagaaacagttgaatttcgccggaccgccaccccgcacactatccgaaatatccttccggcgagttcgagctcacttggctcagtacaaaatgtaagagacagcgcggacgttcaactgtttctgatcagaaatttcggacaatgtgtggCCGGGCTAAAACAGCAGTATATGGCGGCCATAATGCATCTTCGGTATGAGTAGGGTTGCCACGTGCCCGGATAAAGCCGGAAATTCTGGGTTTTTCATAAGTTCTGCAAATTGGAGAGATTTAGTGGTTCATTTAATAATATCGGTTCTTCTCGCAGTGTTAGTTCCCGaaacggtggtaggcaccgtagtatatcaacgttctgaaagtattttcttaaaatctattcaatttttattttattttaatagactTTTACTTAAATTCCATTTATTTTTGGTCAAATTGGTCAAAAGGTTGTGGGATatgtgtggtggccaaaggaagatcttccgaccgagcgaggtgttatgctcggtcaggccgaagcccacgtgatacatgtcagctgtcgtatatataccgacgcgctcagaaaacttcgatagcgcgatgcaggaacgttaggcgaattgtgggtaccgccacatcactcccccccgaagaccggaggtcgaatcttgaagtcttgttgCTTGAGTCGCcaatgccagtgagttccaatgagtcggaactgttgcagtgagtcccagtgagtcggaactgtaagctgctgcacgggatccagtgagtcggatagctgccgtgcggggccgatgctacgtgctgaccaggagagatgtgctctgcttgctgaccggtcggtgtagtgagaaagcccgatgatgccgatgcggagtcgcccaggccgcggtacatagcggctagtggacgatgtacccgatgaggcgatgctggctggcgcggtgcggaggggcggggagtgatgatgatgaaggaggcgtgttctgtcgagggtcaccaatgtgggatatgtgtggtggccaaaggaagatcttccgaccgagcgaggtgttatgctcggtcaggccgaagcccacgtgatacatgtcagctgtcgtatataccgacgcgctcagaaaacttcgatagcgcgatgcaggaatgttaggcgaattgtgggtaccgccacaaggtCCTTTATTTGAATGCAAGCGGCAGTGTTGAGATTCAAAGTCCTCAGTAGCAGGGTGTCCGCCGTCCGGTTTGACGCGAATGTACGTTAAAGTTTTCTGGTTTGTCTGTTTTCTAAGGgtctgattacacctaccgagtagagtggcgagactATACCCTCTGCCGAGCTCTCGGTATGTTAACTGATCACGGAGttataggctaatttttattatacatacCTAGTGCTCGGCCGTGGCACTATCTTGccactactcggtaggtgtaggCCCTAAGTTTTGTCTGACAAGTGACAGCCCTGGGTATAGGAGAAGTGCATATCCGCTAAAAACACGAGCTCAGACCGCTCACTAACATTTTGATTTACTTAGATGCTAAAGATTTTAACAAGCTTTTATTGGACTTATATCACTTGAAGCctcattacaatattatctgtcaaactcttcattaaattgaaggctAATCatgattaaatgtctctgagtatggcGGTCAGGCtcttaataaaaacataaataaaaatgttttgccTCACACGTTTTCAGTAGGTACTCCCTAGATGTGACCCATATTCTGTGTGACGTAATGCTAAATTAATAAGTGTAGGCCGCCTCGAGCCATGAAATTGCGAGTTTAAAGCGCCAGTAATTAGTCGTGTTATATTTTTCAGTGGCTCGCTTCCGACGCTGTCATCCAAGTGCAGGCGAAGTTGCCTCgaattatagtataatattttgtcttccCGAACGCCtagctacaccgcgagatcacaaacaattgtaattatgtaatataatcGAGCCTAAGCGTCTTGTAGGTCTAGCCCGgttctaattttaaaatcaaataaaattgtaagttataactcttttaaaaaatcaaacctGTTCGAggattttttgtttaatattagctacttactcataataattatataaagagGTAGCATAAAAGCTACCGGCTATAGACCACGAAAAACTTTAATGCAGTTTTGTAAACACAAGTGAAAACTTATTTAGCTGCGTTCCGCGTTAtgcatttttttgggataagtaggtaaaaaatttgaaactcgcgtcaggacACGCTCTGATCTAAGACCTGATCAAAAATTAATaggacatgggagagccatgcttcggcacgaatgggctggctcgaccggagaaataccaccaaaaaaccggcgtgaaacagggcttgcgctatgtttcgccgagtgagtgagtttaccggaggcccaatcccctaccctttttgcttccctaccctctcctatttccttccctaccctcccctattgccctattccctctcaaaaggccggcaacgcacgtgcagctcttctgatgctgagagtgtccatgggtgacggtttGTCAACTTCCGTTgctatgctcgtttgcccccttatttcataaaaaaagacggCGGTTGAGATGATAATCGATGCCAGCCTGGGAGAggaagcaatataatattatcctcaCTGTCTAATGTCTAGGTACAATATCAGAGTGCAAGCCGCTGTTTTTTTTGTTACGGTacgttttttttctaatctttCCTTTTTTGCTTTAATTATGacgttatcttatatcttaataattaagtacGACATTAAAAGAATTCCTTCTTCATTTGGGTCTCCTTGCAGTGCTAAAACGCGTAAAAGCTTTACTTGTCGAATCGGTTTTTAGGTATAAATAGAAGCTCTCAGTCTGTAAGCCTGCGGATTGACGAAAGTAAAATCCCATTTCAATATTGGTTACTACTGAAATTACTCCGAAGTTCGAGGCTTTGATACGAGTTCGTCTACATTGGAGTCAACAATACTTTCGATATTAACTATTTGACTGAGAAAATTATGGTAACTTCATTTTGAGCAGAGTAGGCACCTTtttacgtttttaattcccacttgcttGCTAGGAAAATGGACGTCATTTTATCTTTCAcctatttttttagattttttaccccctcccccccttgGTAACCACGCGTAGTATTACGCCAAGACCCCCCTTCAAGTTTTCACGTGGTATTGACAATAATgtttttaatcaaatttaaaGAAGACAGAACaatataaataactaaatacTCCATGTTCATGTCAGTTAACTAGCTATTaacgttcttgagttacagtctggagacaggcagacagacatacatcgaagtcttagtaatagggtaccgtttttaccctttgataCTAAAAGCCTCGCAATCAGAAGATTATTTGAACGAAATACGAAAGAAATGGTTATTGTTTGTTAACCATAAAAGATagacatttattaataataaatgctgtcgtggacttttttgtagataatgatgAATACTATAGATATGTAGAGCATTATTCTTATGTATCATCAATACTTTTCGCAGCGTAAGCGAAATAATGTACTTAcctaattttaacaaaaaattttgcCACTTTGGGATTTTTGCAATTTTCGGAAGGATCTCTAACATTTTTCAGAATACCAAAATAGCCTATGTTCATCACACAGGATGTAGCTTTCTGtaggtgaaagaatttttaaaatcagttcagtagtttaaaGCTTTTGAGCCTTTTCAATACAATTTGTATGTAATGCCAAAAAACACAAAtctatataataagtatatagatatcttctatacttatataaaattccatgtcctgactgactgactgacagactgattcatcatcgctgagcaaaaactgtaaaagttacagccaagaaatttggtgagtagggttgttttattaagtagacacccactaaggaaggaattttgaaaattttaccccgaaggggatgaaataagggttgaaagttttaatgaaagtccgtcatttcttgagttagaaacatgaaactttaaataaataaataatataaataaaaattgttttatttctgaataaatttgaatcaaatattttcagaatgttgaactacatgttgcctaccaccgcatttatttttgggttactgatttaaaatgaatggatacgtatttaagcgtttttggaaattctacccccaagggggtgaaattggagttgaaagtttgaatgaaagtccgtcatttcttgagttagaaacatgaaactttatttttctgctactgattaaaaatgaatggatacgtatttaagtgtttctggtaattctacccccaagggggtgaaattggggtagaaagtttcaatgaaagttcgtcatttcttgagttagaaacatgaaagtttattgacgtttgcgtttgacgtttgcttgaatagggtccgtttttaccctttgtataaggaaccacaaaaacaaaaaggagaaaactatccatctttgttattatactatgttaataacaaagatggatttatattatattatgtatacatatatacatatatctatatatataaaactcaaaggtgactgactgattgacatagtgatctatcaacgcacagcccaaaccactggacggatcgggctgaaatttggcatgcaggtagatgttatgacgtaggcatccgctaagaaaggattttgataaattccaaccccaaggggttcaaataggggatgaaagtttgtatataataatacttcttaacgcgagctaagccgcgggcaaaagctcgtattatataaaactcaaaggtgactgactgactgattgacatagtgatctatcaacgcacagcccaaatgactggacggatcgggctgaaattttacatgcaggtagatgttatgacgtaggcatccgctaagaatggattttgataaattccaaccccaaggggttcaaataggggatgaaagtttgtatataataatacttcttaacgcgagcgaagccaaaaaagggcaaaagctcgttttccTATATAACGGAACGGagccctacgtgcgcgagtccgattactacttacttggccgatttttcttaGTTGCAATCTGACCAAGTTCTTAAATTTGTAACAACGTTAAATGCTCTAgcttatttagattttttatatgCTCATTTTTAATGGCATAAAAAttattcaataatgttttcttCTGTATGGCTTGCACTAACAAGGAACCcttgtaacattttttaaaacctttGTATAGCCGATCGTACAGTGATATTATTGTACAGCATATTGAGCTTTCTTCGACTTGCTTGACAACTCCACAACGCAGGCACTGTTTGTCAGGTAGTTTATAGTTTGGTGAATTTGTCAACGTTTTAATATACATGCATCAGCTCCACCATTGCGCGCTAGATTCGAAGATAGTCAAAAGCGTTGcgtttctctcggcgaaatCGTAGTATTTTTAAGAAGGACCCTCCCCCCCTCCCTAaataggtcacgtagtatgggtatgttccctTATCTCGTATAAAGGCTTTGGGTCAAAAGCTCTTAAGTTGCGCGCCGAATGGTCATTGTTCATAAACAGAGAGGAGCAGAATTTGTGccgaccgaaattctgcaacGCGACCACGACCCACAATAATTCACAAAATATTACGCTTTTGTGAATTATTGTGGGTCGTGATCGCgttgcagaatttcggtcggCACAAATTCTGCTCCTCTCTGTTTATGAACAATGACCATTGACACAGCGTAATATTTTGAGGCCCTCACCCGTTGTACCCACTGGGTACTACCCAGTACCGTGTAACTTTTAGCCAATCAGCGCCATCTAGGCTGtacaatataaactataataattaaaattattgccAGTTTAAAAGGTAATTAATCtactaattttttgtttaaaaatattatatttttattttgaaggaAATTCTTTGATGTTACGAAAATAGTATCCTTGTAAAATTGAAACTTTatagtaataaacaatattaaagtttttatatgTAGATAATTTCATATAGATGAACAGTCtatcaaaaatttttataaataaaatatttttaaaacaataaacataatgtGAAGGTTTGAATTcaggaaaattaattaatagatGTTGGGTAATAATTTATGATGAATATTGTTGGGAAATAATTTATGATGAAAGTACTCGGAATGTTTTAAagagtgaagaaattaaaaagtggcaacatcgtagtgtcatcccttttttcttacaaAAGtcatgtttgattcacacggcGACTTAAAATGAGTtgtcatttgtatgaaaaaaattctgcccggcagaaattctgcgtctcacgactcacaaaattacgctcgtttggcttcacccataGTCGTTCAAAATGTACTTACCTTGTTCTATTACGATGAATACTTGTCATCCACCATCTTCTTTTTCGCCACTtctttttaataacttttttctCTTTAGTATacgcataattataatatgcgaATGCACATAACAATAAACTTGTCGCAGCGGCTTCTGCGTCCATCGTCATCGAGCGCGAGAACTGTAGTGAGAACTATTTGAGAACTTTGTGAGAGTGTGTACCCAAAGAAGTTCTCGCTATAGTTCTCGCTGAGAATCTCCGGAGATTCTCGTATGAATGTCTCTTGAGAATGTGGAGCGCCCTTAAGATTGATTTAAAAGGgaagacactacgatgttgccactttttaatttcttcacttttttgacagactatacctatCTACTCTGTACTCTGTAGGAATGACAGATAAAACCCACATCATTTGAATTTATATAAAGGGCAACACTAAAACAGTGAGCCATCGCCCTGTTAACTGTGTCATGGCGGTTTGACTATTTGATGGTTTTTTTGCAATAACTTAAAGTTAATGTGCTTTTTAGCAGTGTAATCTTTCATTTTTAGTGttcgaaattataaaattcaaaatattcaataatgcgCGAATACAAAATAGTCGTACTAGGTAGCGGAGGCGTGGGAAAATCCGCCTTGACAGTACAATTCGTACAAGGCATCTTCGTGGAGAAATACGACCCCACCATAGAAGACAGCTATCGAAAACAAGTGGAAGTCGACGGGCAACAATGTATGCTCGAAATTCTGGATACGGCCGGCACAGAACAGTTCACGGCGATGAGAGATCTGTACATGAAGAACGGGCAGGGTTTCGTACTGGTGTACTCGATCACGGCGCAGTCGACGTTCAACGACCTGCAGGACCTGCGGGAGCAGATCCTGCGAGTGAAAGATAAGGACGACGTGCCCATGGTGCTGGTGGGCAACAAGTGCGACCTGGAGGCGGAGCGCGTGGTGGGCAAGCAGCAGGGGGCGAACCTCGCCAACAACCACTTCAACTGTGTCTTCATGGAGACCTCCGCGAAGGCCAAAATCAGTGTAAACGAAGTGTTCTACGACTTAGTGCGACAGATCAACAAAAAGTCCCCCAAGGAGGAGAAGAAAAAAGGGGGCAACAGAAAGTTTCACAACTGTCAACTTCTGTAAGGGTCGTGGCGCTTCCGACGCAtttaggtattataatattttataattgaaaGACTTC containing:
- the LOC121740315 gene encoding ras-related protein Rap1 — protein: MREYKIVVLGSGGVGKSALTVQFVQGIFVEKYDPTIEDSYRKQVEVDGQQCMLEILDTAGTEQFTAMRDLYMKNGQGFVLVYSITAQSTFNDLQDLREQILRVKDKDDVPMVLVGNKCDLEAERVVGKQQGANLANNHFNCVFMETSAKAKISVNEVFYDLVRQINKKSPKEEKKKGGNRKFHNCQLL